One stretch of Pseudoramibacter sp. DNA includes these proteins:
- a CDS encoding PolC-type DNA polymerase III, protein MEPLIKKQQAYQKLCADHQLVSKRVEISESQRELTFVFEQDAETAPDAAGIQQELSGIFDYAKSVAAVFEAKPAARPLPQLSEDQAPAQETAPAQPKEQPISKPAEASAPEAAAPELSPLDLRLQKALADNREMAKKAPAPQAKSSSEEGEITGPMILGKKFTAEIEKMSDIDFADTLTQDRDRHGFCGEIFNFTSRELRNEKQLFEFSVSDHTSSISCKIFAGKQAEALKKRLKDGTWVHVEGTISYDEYAHEKLMMPKVIKEIDRPKRTDDAPEKRVELHMHSQYSAMDAVSKVKKIVAQAKDFGHDIIGITDHGVVQAYPEIMKETKGTGIKVLYGLEGYLVNDGVKITTGDQEEPFDGEFVFFDLETTGFYPGRDKIIEIAAARVKNKHILDTFQTFVNPHRKVPAKITELTSITTQMAEGGLEEEEAVRKFLDFAGDRILVAHNANFDMGFLSLAMTQYHIPNHITFIDTLAMARTLIPTIARHNLKKLASYFKIDMGHHHRAIDDAVCSAKIFVRLMNLAEEHDVHTSTALNSLIDLKQVIKTERPYHIIIYAKDQEGLIELYKLVSVSHVEYFYKKPRIPKSLLNEHREHLLIGSACEAGELYTAVKENVPKHKLDQIADFYDYFEVQPLGNNAYMVREGDLTRDDLIQINKSIIALGREKHKPVVATGDVHYVAPEDAAFRAILQAGQGYKDADYQPPLYYHSTDEMLKEFDYLDPEEAYELVVTNTRKVADMIGDVKPVPDGTFPPVIEGSDEEIRNSVHNRAKEIYGDPLPDIVADRIHRELKSIIGNGYSVLYLIAKKLVQHSRECGYLVGSRGSVGSSLVAMLCGITEVNSLPPHYVCPKCKHTEWFDSTKVGVGPDLPDKNCPECGTPMNKDGFDIPFETFLGFKGDKEPDIDLNFSGDNQSEAHKYTEVIFGKGKVYRAGTIATLADKTAFGYVKNYLEERGKTVSRAEMDRLIQGVAGVTRTTGQHPGGVMVVPRDKEIYQFTPIQYPANEKESGTLTTHFDYHSIEGRLLKLDILGHDDPTMLRMLKDMTGVDPTTIPLDDENIISLFKGTEALKLKDKSFDIPLGTCGVPEFGTNFVRKMVLDAKPTSYADLIRISGLSHGTDVWIGNAQTLIESGQATIKDVICCRDDIMLGLISMGLAPERSFWIMEHVRKGRGLLDDEEPYMRENNVPDWYIDSCKKIKYMFPKAHAVAYVMMAFRIAYYKVYYPLAYYAAYFSIRAKEFDLRVMSSGKEAVHRKLEEIRAQGNQASNKDQQLLVSLELAWEMYCRGFKFANVDLYKSHYKYFRVEGDALIPPLISVDGLGEVVAKNIYEEAQKKPFMSMEDMQNRAHVNKANMEKLKSFGCLGNLPESNQMSFLSMIG, encoded by the coding sequence ATGGAACCTCTGATCAAAAAACAACAGGCTTATCAAAAATTATGTGCCGATCATCAGCTTGTTTCAAAACGGGTGGAAATTTCAGAAAGTCAGCGAGAGCTGACTTTTGTTTTTGAACAGGACGCGGAAACGGCGCCCGATGCGGCCGGCATTCAGCAGGAACTGTCCGGGATTTTCGACTACGCCAAATCCGTGGCCGCGGTCTTTGAAGCTAAACCGGCGGCCCGGCCGCTGCCTCAGCTGTCCGAAGATCAGGCGCCGGCTCAGGAAACGGCGCCGGCACAGCCAAAAGAACAGCCGATTTCGAAACCGGCAGAGGCGTCTGCGCCTGAAGCAGCGGCTCCTGAATTGTCTCCGCTGGATCTGCGCCTTCAGAAGGCCCTGGCGGACAATCGGGAGATGGCGAAAAAGGCCCCTGCGCCCCAGGCGAAATCATCTTCGGAAGAAGGGGAGATCACAGGCCCGATGATTCTGGGCAAGAAGTTTACGGCTGAGATCGAGAAGATGTCGGACATCGATTTTGCCGATACCCTGACCCAGGACCGGGACCGTCACGGTTTCTGCGGCGAGATTTTCAATTTCACGAGCCGGGAGCTGCGCAACGAAAAACAGCTCTTTGAGTTTTCAGTCAGCGATCATACCAGCTCCATTTCCTGCAAGATCTTTGCGGGCAAACAGGCGGAAGCCCTGAAAAAACGCCTCAAAGACGGCACCTGGGTGCACGTCGAGGGGACGATCTCCTACGACGAGTATGCCCACGAAAAGCTGATGATGCCCAAAGTCATCAAAGAAATCGACCGGCCCAAACGGACAGACGACGCGCCGGAAAAGCGGGTGGAACTGCACATGCACAGCCAGTATTCGGCGATGGACGCGGTGAGCAAAGTCAAGAAAATCGTCGCCCAGGCGAAGGATTTCGGACACGACATCATCGGCATTACCGACCACGGCGTCGTCCAGGCCTATCCGGAAATCATGAAGGAAACCAAAGGCACCGGGATTAAAGTGCTCTACGGCCTGGAAGGCTATCTGGTCAATGACGGGGTCAAAATCACCACGGGAGATCAGGAAGAACCCTTTGACGGGGAGTTTGTTTTCTTCGATCTGGAAACCACCGGTTTTTATCCCGGCCGGGACAAGATCATCGAAATTGCGGCGGCGCGGGTCAAAAACAAACACATCCTCGACACGTTCCAGACCTTCGTCAATCCTCATCGGAAAGTACCGGCGAAGATCACCGAGCTCACGAGCATCACCACCCAGATGGCGGAAGGCGGCCTTGAAGAAGAAGAAGCCGTCCGGAAATTCCTCGATTTTGCCGGAGACCGCATTCTGGTGGCCCACAACGCCAATTTCGATATGGGCTTTCTGAGTCTGGCCATGACCCAGTACCACATTCCCAACCACATCACCTTTATCGACACCCTGGCCATGGCCAGGACTTTGATTCCGACCATCGCCCGGCACAATTTGAAGAAACTGGCCAGTTATTTTAAAATTGATATGGGCCATCACCACCGGGCCATCGATGACGCGGTGTGTTCGGCGAAAATTTTCGTCCGCCTCATGAATCTGGCCGAAGAACACGATGTGCACACCTCGACGGCTCTCAACAGCCTCATCGATTTGAAACAGGTGATCAAAACCGAAAGACCCTACCACATCATCATTTACGCCAAGGATCAGGAAGGGCTCATCGAACTCTACAAACTGGTGTCGGTGAGCCACGTCGAGTATTTCTACAAAAAGCCCCGGATTCCCAAATCCTTGTTAAACGAACACCGGGAACACCTGCTCATCGGTTCGGCCTGCGAAGCCGGAGAACTGTACACGGCGGTGAAGGAAAACGTGCCGAAGCACAAACTCGATCAGATCGCCGATTTTTACGACTATTTTGAAGTTCAGCCTTTGGGCAACAACGCCTATATGGTCCGGGAAGGGGACCTGACCCGGGACGATCTCATCCAGATCAACAAGTCCATCATCGCTTTGGGCAGAGAAAAGCACAAGCCCGTGGTGGCCACGGGGGACGTGCACTACGTGGCGCCGGAAGACGCGGCCTTCAGGGCCATTCTCCAGGCGGGCCAGGGCTATAAAGATGCGGATTACCAGCCGCCCTTGTACTACCATTCCACCGATGAAATGCTCAAGGAATTTGACTATCTCGATCCGGAAGAAGCTTACGAACTGGTCGTGACCAATACCCGTAAAGTGGCGGACATGATCGGCGACGTCAAGCCGGTGCCCGACGGGACGTTCCCGCCGGTCATCGAAGGCTCTGACGAAGAAATCCGGAACTCCGTGCACAACCGCGCCAAGGAAATTTACGGCGACCCGCTGCCGGACATCGTGGCCGACCGGATTCACCGGGAACTGAAATCCATTATCGGCAACGGCTATTCGGTGCTGTACCTCATCGCCAAGAAACTGGTTCAGCATTCCAGAGAGTGCGGTTATCTGGTAGGATCAAGAGGGTCTGTAGGCTCCTCGCTGGTGGCCATGCTCTGCGGCATCACGGAAGTGAACTCCCTGCCGCCCCACTACGTCTGCCCGAAGTGCAAGCACACCGAATGGTTCGACAGCACAAAGGTCGGGGTGGGGCCGGACCTGCCGGACAAGAACTGCCCGGAATGCGGCACGCCGATGAACAAAGACGGCTTTGACATCCCCTTTGAAACATTCTTGGGATTCAAGGGCGACAAGGAACCGGATATCGACCTGAACTTCTCCGGAGACAACCAGAGCGAAGCCCACAAATACACCGAAGTGATTTTCGGAAAGGGCAAGGTTTACCGCGCCGGTACCATTGCCACCCTGGCGGACAAGACGGCCTTTGGCTACGTTAAAAACTACCTCGAAGAACGGGGGAAAACCGTGAGCCGCGCGGAAATGGACCGCCTGATTCAGGGTGTGGCCGGCGTGACGCGGACGACGGGCCAGCATCCCGGCGGGGTCATGGTCGTGCCGAGGGACAAGGAAATTTATCAGTTTACGCCGATTCAGTACCCGGCTAACGAAAAAGAAAGCGGCACCCTGACGACCCATTTCGATTATCATTCCATCGAAGGGCGGCTTCTCAAACTCGATATTCTCGGCCACGATGACCCGACGATGCTCAGAATGCTCAAGGATATGACCGGCGTCGACCCGACAACGATTCCTTTGGACGATGAAAACATCATCAGCCTGTTCAAGGGCACAGAGGCGCTGAAGCTTAAAGACAAAAGCTTTGACATTCCCCTGGGCACCTGCGGGGTGCCGGAATTCGGCACGAACTTCGTCCGGAAAATGGTGCTGGACGCCAAACCGACGTCCTACGCCGATCTCATCCGGATTTCCGGGCTTTCCCACGGGACCGACGTGTGGATCGGCAACGCCCAGACCCTGATCGAAAGCGGCCAGGCGACGATCAAAGACGTCATCTGCTGCCGCGACGACATCATGCTGGGGCTCATTTCCATGGGCCTCGCCCCGGAACGCTCCTTCTGGATCATGGAACACGTCCGCAAGGGCAGAGGGCTTTTGGACGACGAAGAACCTTACATGCGGGAAAACAACGTGCCCGACTGGTACATCGATTCCTGCAAGAAAATCAAATACATGTTCCCGAAGGCCCACGCCGTGGCCTACGTCATGATGGCTTTCCGGATTGCCTACTATAAGGTGTATTATCCGCTGGCTTACTACGCGGCCTATTTCAGCATCCGGGCCAAGGAATTCGATCTGCGGGTCATGTCTTCGGGCAAAGAAGCGGTGCACCGCAAATTAGAGGAAATCCGGGCCCAGGGCAATCAGGCATCCAACAAGGACCAGCAGCTTCTGGTCTCTCTGGAACTGGCCTGGGAAATGTACTGCAGGGGCTTTAAATTTGCCAATGTCGATTTGTACAAATCCCATTACAAATATTTTCGCGTCGAGGGCGATGCCCTGATTCCGCCTTTGATTTCAGTGGACGGTCTGGGCGAAGTGGTGGCCAAAAACATTTACGAAGAGGCCCAGAAAAAGCCCTTTATG
- the ispG gene encoding flavodoxin-dependent (E)-4-hydroxy-3-methylbut-2-enyl-diphosphate synthase, translated as MKINRRKTRTVQIGDVAIGGGHPIAVQSMCNTDTCDVEKTVQQIQELTEAGCDIIRVAVPNEEAADALKAIKARIAIPLVADIHFDYRLALKAIANGVDKLRINPGNIGGRKKVHEVVCAAKDRGIPIRIGVNGGSLEKDLLEKYGGPTAEGMVESAEKHMAYLLDDDFPDIVVSLKSSDPLMTIDAYTMFSKKYDFPVHLGVTEAGILKSAAIKSAVAMGHLILNGIGDTLRVSVTGDPVTEVETAQAILQSCGCLDQKARPVTVVSCPTCGRTQIDLIGIAEEMNRRLKHVRKPIKVAVMGCVVNGPGEGREADIGVAGGNGKGVLFKKGQIFKTVPEDQIVDAMMQEIEKM; from the coding sequence ATGAAAATCAACAGGCGAAAAACGAGAACAGTTCAAATTGGCGATGTGGCCATCGGCGGCGGCCATCCCATCGCGGTTCAGTCCATGTGCAACACGGACACCTGCGACGTGGAAAAAACCGTTCAGCAGATTCAGGAACTGACGGAAGCGGGCTGCGACATCATCCGCGTGGCAGTACCCAACGAAGAAGCGGCCGACGCCCTGAAAGCGATCAAGGCGCGAATTGCGATTCCCCTGGTCGCCGACATTCACTTTGACTACCGTCTGGCGCTGAAGGCCATCGCAAACGGTGTGGACAAGCTTCGGATCAATCCCGGCAATATCGGCGGGCGGAAGAAAGTGCACGAAGTGGTCTGCGCGGCCAAGGACCGCGGCATTCCGATCCGCATCGGCGTCAACGGCGGCTCGCTGGAAAAAGACCTGCTTGAAAAATACGGCGGGCCCACGGCCGAGGGCATGGTGGAAAGTGCGGAAAAGCACATGGCCTATCTTTTGGACGACGATTTTCCGGATATTGTGGTGTCCCTGAAATCCTCGGACCCGCTCATGACTATCGACGCCTACACGATGTTTTCTAAAAAATACGACTTTCCGGTGCATCTCGGCGTGACCGAAGCGGGCATCTTGAAAAGCGCCGCCATTAAATCCGCAGTGGCCATGGGTCATTTGATTCTAAACGGCATCGGCGACACCCTGCGGGTTTCGGTGACCGGGGATCCGGTGACCGAAGTGGAAACGGCCCAGGCGATTCTGCAGTCCTGCGGCTGTCTGGATCAGAAGGCCCGTCCGGTGACCGTGGTGTCGTGTCCGACCTGCGGGCGGACCCAGATCGATTTAATCGGCATTGCCGAAGAAATGAACCGGCGCCTCAAACATGTCAGGAAGCCGATTAAAGTTGCGGTGATGGGCTGCGTGGTCAACGGTCCCGGCGAAGGCCGGGAAGCGGACATCGGCGTCGCCGGCGGCAACGGCAAAGGGGTCTTGTTTAAAAAAGGCCAGATCTTTAAAACCGTGCCCGAAGATCAGATTGTGGATGCGATGATGCAGGAAATAGAAAAGATGTGA
- a CDS encoding M50 family metallopeptidase, with protein sequence MNIALMIILTLAMLTVLVVVHEFGHFIAARRAGVYVLEFSIGMGPLLYSHKGKETVFAVRALPIGGFCQMWGEDDADGELAEEYDLPEDLPSSRSYLNVSKGRKLLILLAGPLMNMALALVILWAVYLFHGQNLLSAVASGTKLCVSFSGAIYQSLHQLIVGKASLNDFAGPVGMVGMVGQFARHGVLSFLLFCSLISVNLGVINLLPFPALDGGQILVTLAEIIARRDLSQRAVMIINGIGFACLMVFSVVVAVNDVLRYLH encoded by the coding sequence ATGAATATTGCACTCATGATCATTCTGACCCTGGCGATGCTGACAGTGCTCGTGGTGGTTCACGAGTTCGGCCACTTTATCGCGGCGCGCAGAGCCGGGGTCTACGTGTTGGAATTTTCCATCGGCATGGGGCCGCTGCTGTATTCCCACAAGGGAAAAGAGACGGTCTTTGCCGTCCGCGCCCTGCCTATCGGCGGTTTCTGCCAGATGTGGGGCGAAGACGATGCAGACGGGGAACTGGCCGAAGAATACGACCTTCCCGAAGATCTGCCGAGCAGCCGTTCTTATCTGAACGTTTCCAAAGGCCGGAAGCTTTTGATCCTTCTGGCAGGCCCACTCATGAACATGGCTCTGGCGCTGGTGATTCTGTGGGCGGTTTATCTTTTTCACGGCCAAAATCTTTTGTCGGCGGTCGCCAGTGGAACGAAACTCTGTGTTTCTTTCAGCGGGGCCATTTATCAGAGCCTGCACCAGCTCATCGTCGGAAAAGCTTCCCTCAACGATTTCGCCGGACCTGTGGGCATGGTGGGGATGGTCGGACAGTTCGCCCGGCATGGGGTCTTGTCCTTCCTGCTTTTCTGCTCCCTCATTTCAGTGAACCTGGGGGTCATCAACCTGCTGCCCTTTCCGGCTCTGGACGGCGGTCAGATTCTGGTGACTCTGGCTGAAATCATCGCCCGCAGAGACCTTTCCCAAAGGGCTGTGATGATCATCAACGGCATCGGCTTTGCGTGTCTCATGGTGTTTTCGGTGGTGGTGGCTGTGAATGATGTATTGAGATATTTACACTGA
- a CDS encoding phosphatidate cytidylyltransferase has protein sequence MAKRIITAVIFVPILAALLILGGYFVFGLTLFLTLVGTYEYVHAVNKKLDQPIHYALPLILAALLVIVMKFDYQYTVPALLIAFIVVFMAEVLSKEHSVHRAIATVFGLVYLPLMLGHLQLFDAIPQGLYYLWLVFIIAFVTDTGAYFIGKFFGKTPLIPEISPHKTVAGSVGGTVAAVALTVAYGILMRAKFNFDLPIYAYAILGIVGSIVSQFGDLTASLIKRNTDIKDYGKLLPGHGGVLDRFDSVIFVLPIVYLFAMLTFTLL, from the coding sequence ATGGCAAAGCGAATTATTACGGCAGTGATATTTGTTCCGATTCTGGCGGCGCTGCTGATTCTCGGCGGTTATTTTGTGTTCGGCCTGACCTTGTTTCTCACCCTGGTCGGCACTTACGAATACGTGCACGCGGTCAATAAAAAGCTGGATCAGCCGATTCACTACGCGCTGCCTTTGATTCTGGCGGCGTTATTGGTCATCGTGATGAAATTCGACTATCAGTACACGGTGCCGGCGCTGCTCATCGCCTTTATTGTCGTGTTCATGGCGGAAGTGCTGTCGAAAGAACACAGCGTGCACCGGGCCATCGCGACGGTGTTCGGGCTGGTGTATCTGCCCCTGATGCTGGGACACCTTCAGCTTTTTGACGCCATCCCCCAGGGCCTGTACTACCTGTGGCTGGTGTTCATCATCGCCTTTGTGACTGACACCGGGGCGTATTTCATCGGTAAATTCTTCGGCAAGACACCGCTGATTCCGGAAATCAGCCCCCACAAGACCGTGGCCGGTTCTGTGGGCGGCACGGTGGCGGCGGTCGCCCTCACCGTGGCCTACGGCATTTTGATGCGGGCCAAATTTAATTTCGATCTGCCGATTTACGCCTATGCCATTTTGGGGATCGTGGGCAGCATCGTGTCCCAGTTCGGCGACCTGACGGCTTCCCTCATCAAGCGCAACACAGACATTAAGGACTACGGCAAGCTGCTGCCGGGCCACGGAGGCGTGCTGGACCGTTTCGACAGCGTCATTTTCGTGCTGCCGATCGTCTATTTGTTTGCCATGCTCACATTCACCTTACTCTAA
- a CDS encoding isoprenyl transferase produces MEIEGYTIDESRLPRHVAIIMDGNGRWAKKRKMPRIFGHRTAMKAVRQAITTASDLGIEVLTLYAFSTENWKRSAEEVSGLMSLAIRYFLNEIKSMNDRDIRVQVIGNVSGLPEGVQKAAHKMLSETADNQGMVLNLALNYGGREELVHAARKIAEAGLSPEDIDAEQIEKYLYTSGQPDPDLVVRTSGEKRLSNFLLWQIAYAEFIFDDILWPDFTPSCFYKWIVEYQHRNRRYGGIK; encoded by the coding sequence ATGGAGATTGAAGGGTACACGATCGATGAATCGCGGCTGCCGCGGCACGTCGCGATCATCATGGACGGCAACGGCAGATGGGCAAAAAAGCGGAAAATGCCACGGATTTTCGGCCACCGCACAGCCATGAAGGCGGTGCGGCAGGCCATTACGACGGCGTCGGACCTGGGCATTGAAGTGCTGACCCTGTACGCCTTTTCGACGGAAAACTGGAAACGCAGCGCCGAAGAAGTGTCGGGCCTCATGAGCCTGGCCATCCGCTATTTTCTCAACGAAATCAAATCGATGAATGACCGGGACATCCGGGTGCAGGTCATCGGCAACGTTTCGGGGCTCCCCGAAGGGGTTCAGAAGGCGGCGCACAAGATGCTGTCAGAAACGGCGGACAATCAGGGGATGGTGTTAAACCTGGCCCTCAACTACGGCGGCCGGGAAGAACTGGTTCACGCGGCGAGAAAAATCGCCGAAGCCGGCCTTTCGCCGGAAGACATCGACGCAGAACAGATCGAAAAATATTTATACACGTCCGGCCAGCCGGACCCGGATCTGGTGGTCCGGACCAGCGGCGAAAAACGCCTGAGCAATTTTCTGCTCTGGCAGATTGCGTATGCGGAATTCATTTTCGACGATATCCTGTGGCCGGATTTTACGCCGTCCTGTTTTTACAAATGGATCGTTGAATATCAGCATCGAAACAGACGATACGGAGGCATTAAATAA